The following nucleotide sequence is from Mytilus edulis chromosome 13, xbMytEdul2.2, whole genome shotgun sequence.
GAATTGATTTTTAACCGACCTGCGGAACATCTAATTTTTATGAGAGCATATATGATGCGTTTTCTCTCACGGAATAACAATATTCATAACGATTCTAGAGGATTGGTAAACATTTTCTGAcatttaaaaagtgttatttttgtCCTCTGGTCGTGTTTCCTGTGACTGTTTTGCATTGTGTTTTACACAACAATAAGGAAAGCTTATTTGTGGATGGCTTGCTCATTGTAGAAGATTTGTCTACTTTATCCAAAATctcaatattcatgatattcggATAAGTATTTGGGGTTTTAATTTCAGAACTTAAAATCCCACTTTGACAAAAGTAGTTAAATATCACTTTAcatgtctttttatcaatatgatatatttttaaaattttagaaaatggaTTGGATCTGTATATATTCAGgtccaatagttatcaaaggtaccaggattataatttattacgttCAAATTAGGTCCTTACCAAAATGACTCATTTTGTAGTTTGATAAGAAGCCCCAATTTCAAACATCAATATATAGAAAAGAATCTCTGTAAAGTTAATGCCGATAGcgtttattcataaaaaatatatttttgtatggttgcttttttcaaataaaaagttaaatgatACTTCTCAGACCTTGCACAATGATCCGAATCGAAAAACGAAAAGAACAACAAATACATATACTACCTGGTACTGTCAAATTCACTAACACATCAGCAACTTCTTTTGAATCAATTGCCACTTCTGATAGCATTCCAGACAGTATTGTGTTTATTTCGTTTTTCAGTAAATCAACATTTCTTAGAACTGTTTTTGCTATCTCTGTATACATGTTCAGGTCCTCACGTGATATTGCCATAATTCTTATATTTACGTCAGATTTTGCGCTCAATCTCATATCTTGAAGGTAGTCAAAAACTTTCGTTTCATCCCATGTTGTTGGTACGTTAAGTTGTAAAAAGGCGGGTACATGTACACTCCTTTGCAAGTCTGGAATAGGAAAGTTACATGTTCTTATCATAGGTTGTCGTTTTTCAATAATTCTTTAAATCATTAGTCTTTTATCATAATATGGTTCTTAATTATAccattaaaattgaatttaaaaaacataaaccaACATGACTGTCCTTTATATAAAACTATCCATGTCGTTTTACTGAAGCTTTATACAAccatgttattttatttatacatgtaaattgCGAATATGGCCAGTTACATTTGGACGTAGGCAAATATGTATGAATGCAACTGATTTTTAGTGACGGTGAACTTTTGTAATTACAAAAAAGATATGCTGACATATGgaatattaatatcaataatgttgtcatttttatatatttcttgcttacaaaactttgattttttgagAAACTAACGATTTTCTTAtgccaggcatagattaccgtagccatatttggcacaacgttttggaattttgagttttcaatgctcttcaactttgtacttgtttagcgttataaatattttgaaataggcccagtagttttaaaagaaaatatttttaaagaaaattgatGAACGTCGACAAGTGATAAAAATCTCATTGTGTTATATGGAGCTATGAGCTACCCTTATGGAAATGAAAAGTTTACAAGAACACAGGAAATAGTGTTTGCAGAAACATCAATGTTTGCCGTAAGATTAccaaaaagtttatttaaaattataaagagtgtttgccgcaagattgcagaaaactttgaccattctctatgtttgccgcaagattgcTGAACACTTGACCGTTCTATATATTTGCCAGAACATTGAAAGAACCACACAATATTGACTAGGCATGCGTATTAACCTTAAAAAAGTTTGCTGGAATTTTTCAAAGACTGTTTGTATATAGGCAGGAATTGACTTTTTAGAAATGCTGCTGTGTAATATCTAAGATATAAATTGAATGAGTCTACACACATGCCATTGGAATATGTGTAGttcctgcaagaaaaaaaaacatacacactCCTTTATGCTTACTTTTTGTCCtatatatgtgtttttttgtttcgcaataagTGGTTGAACATGACATTAAACAAACCCTACACACTCCTTAATTTTTACCTTTTGTCATAGTTGTGTGTGCGTTTATTTGGCAATGATTGGTTGTACATGACACTTAACTCCCCTTCATATTCCTTTAAACTTACCTTTTGTCCTATATAACCTTCATTTGTCTGGTAAAATGGTTACAACAAGTTTGCAGCAAATGCTTGCTGCAAGTTTGCGGCAATGATTGCTGCAAACTTGCGGCAAATGTTGCCGCAGGGCTTATTTGTTCAGTAAGGGTATTCATAAAACATACCTTCTTCTACTTTTTCTTCAGGCGTCACCACTTTCATTGTTTCATGGTTTCCAAAAACCTCGATAAGTATATTTATCTTGTCAACACAAGTTTTAAACTTTTCTGTTAAATAAAAATTAGTAAAtgcacaaaataaaatattctagaATTTAGAATGTATGCAACATGTTTTAAAGTCGATAACTGGAAGaattataaagacattattcCGTTCATGTGTAGATAGGTCGAAATCTTTTACTGGTCATATTTGTTTAAAAGCCTATATAAAATTAATCGTCACAAACAGATAGCCATTTTCGAATTGTCTTTCAAATCTTGAAGAACAACCAATTTTTCAGTTACGATTATATGATTAGAAATGTGACTGATATTTATTGGTTATCCAAAACTAACGGAAAAAAAATCTCATCCGAAGCAAAATTCAGGTTTGAGCAAGACAATTTTAACAGAATTGAAACAGTATATTCCGATAAGTATTATACAAGTTTGCGTTCACTGAGAAATGATTTTGTAAAAATCCACAAGACACGAACAATACCAAAAACAGTCAAAATAGACACAATATCGATAGAAGAGTATTCGTAGTTATTggcatttattttgaaaaaaacctttgatcttttttttatataaaaaatctatatacatgtatattctaaaGCAGTGCGCAATtgataaaattactttttgacgtGTCGTTTCTAAGTCAGTTATTTATTGACGTTTTTAATCCGGATAGACATGAAttatttttaacttgttttttaCTGCGTACTTGCTTCCAGAAATTGGGTATACCGTCCGTCATTGCCTTTTGTCGATGTGATAGTCAAGTTCGTAGAGTTTATTAATGTGTTCTTATGTTGTTATGTAGGTTCTGTTGTTCTTGGTCAAGAGAGGATAGAGCGCCTTCcgaaaaatgtttttctttttgataaaaaaaaaattgctagtTTTGTCGTTTTTACATTCGTTCATGCCAGGACTTGTGCAGCTTAATTTGCTTAGTGTTGAAGGCCATTTGGTAATTTGTAGTTGCCAGGacaagaaaataatgatattttataaGAATAAGCTTGATAAATGTTTTCctgagtaaaaaaatcaaaaacaaatcattGCTTGTATTGTCTAAAGTGTATAGGTAGTGGTGTTgctttttttacatttaagatTTCAAAATGGTATATAAGTAAGTAAgccgtaaatataaacaagagtaaaaaaaagaatcatgaattatattgtcctcgatcaaaacgtatatttcgttattaaaaaaaattcagtgCCCGAGGTTTCAtattcgcaactgcatggtgaacactcttgaaagttttgtattttatataaacaCACTTGAATTGACATTGGAAGATCATGGAAGGGTTTCAACATGCCTGTCATTAAGAAACCAACGGCTAAAGAAAATATGATATTCTGGCTATGTAAAATATGccgtaaaagttgtaaaatttattatatttttttttataaaaccaaaaatgTTTAAACCGCGGCTGCTTTATTAATATCTGTGATATAATGTCATTTGTTAATAATAGTAAAACAGTAGTTATTTTCGATTGAATTGATTTTCGTTCCTTTATTTCAGGGCTTTATGATGTCTACTATACGAACAagtttctttgttaaatatttgtttgttttaagattaaGATTATAGCACAATTATACTGCTGTACCTCATTTTTGACTATCTTacctgtttttctgtttgtttcgttcacatatcgttgtcaatattatggaattttatgcaactgtcatacaagttggGGTGTAGCTAGTTATGACCAGTTATATAATCAGATTAATTTTCTACATACGATTAaactgtaccaaatcaggaataagacagtttttattcattttccatggagttcagtatttttgtgattttactttttagacaaaaaaactcatttttttccttttatgtctgtttgttttgttcacaaatcgttgtcaatataaatttcttttcgttaCAAGGCTTAACGAATACCATTATACGTAGTAATTTGCAACGGGTGTATTCGCCCATGCATATGTAGAGGGAATAAAAACAATCGACGGTTTTCATTCAACAAGTCTAGACGTTTAATTCAATTGCTGTTAAGGTctgttcgtttttttttgtttttgtttaaaaaaaccatTTTTGTTCTATATAGGTAATGTCTTTCACACGTTTACGATTATTCTTACTAGGATATATTTGTACATTGCAATAGATGCACGTGTACACTGTTTAACTTACATATAGTTAATTGTTTCTTATATTTTGTGATTACATTTTGTAGATTTTGCAGGCTGTTTGTCAtacttttaatgaaaataatatgaTGAGGACCGGTTTTGTGTATCACCAGCACTTCTATGTGTTAAATGTTTGTTGACATGTTAGTATGTTCTAAATGTATAATTAAATGACTAGATACTGCAAACCTACATCCCATAAATCATTTCTGTTTTGTGTCATTGAGCCTTGTAAAGAAAAGAAATGATTTATGTTCGGTTGAAcacatgaaaaaaaaccaacgtaATTTAATgcgtctgtcatacaagtgagaggtttaattagctatacaaccaggtcttttcaaccattttctacataaaaaatgcctGTCCCTAATCaaaaatttgacagttgttatttattcCTTTTATGTGTTTAAGAATTTGATTTTGCCCTTTTCTTAGGTAATTTCCGTTTTCAAAATCCCtggcagttcagtatttttgttatttaacttttcagACACCTCTGACGTAAAGTACTTGTATGTATGTGTGCGGAATGTTGATATTTACGTATTCTGTTCATGGTGGTCTGGCAATTAATTTCCATCGATTCACTGAATACCCTAGGCATCTTTGATTGTAAAGCATTTGCTTTTTCCACAAGTTCTTCACACTGGGccctcttttaaaatataatataacaacaaTCAAAATAATTATTCATTCTGTTTACTATCGTATCAAAAACTCAATTAAGTTTATTCAAACCTTCGTTATACgtaatgtacaattatttttttaacaacatgTTTAATTAGTCTATGATTACTTTAAGTTTCTAAGAAGACATTTATTGTGATCACTACACCACTTCAACTTATTTAGAGACTTTTGTTTCTGTTTAAATCCTGATATATATATACTCCAATCTATTATATGATAATATAACCTAATttagattttacaaaaaaaaataaattgtgatttgtaTTTGTCGGAGAATATACCATCTTACCTCAAATTCAGCACATTTATTTCTCCAGTAATCTCGACAAAGAATCTCATAATTCAACATATAAGCCGGGATAACTGTGAGCTGTTTCGTGTAAATAATCTTTTTCGTGATTTCCTCTTCATAGTCTTTGTCTATTAAACTAGCTATTCCTAATATGGATCCTTTCAATGTATCCCATTTGGCATTATATTCATTATCTGTGAGCTCTTTTATATCTGACAGGTGGAATATTTCGTTTCGCACATCTTTTATTTGTGTCATCCAATTATCCAGCCCTTGCTCtctttttccacatttttgcaaaatataGTTCGCAAGTGTAATATCAACGACCTTTATATCAATGTTTTCTATTGCATAATAATTACAGATGCAAATTTGGGTCACTTTACCGccaacatattttttatgaattggCAGCTGTTTCGTATCATCCgatttatataataaaagtaaCTGTTTTCTAGCTATCAATCTTTCGCCCTTTATCTTTTCTGAAACACATTCACAGCAATTAAGAGTTTCATACACATGAACTAACTTGTGCTTTTCTTTCTTCGAATTAAGAAATGATTCAAAGCTAGAAGAACCgagtatgttttgttttatatatttccaGACAACATCACTTGCAATTTCAACTATAAGAGCCACTATCTTGAAAAAGTTATCCCTATCCTTTGGTGCCATATCTGGAACGAATCAAGTTTTTATAGACTTTTGAGTTACAAATTCATAATTTGGATCCTCAGctaatgaaatatatttgtaGTCAAAACAATCTAATCACGTTTTGTTCTTTAAGTAACGATTGAAATTATACACCACAGTATATCTTCTTTAATTCGTATGTTGTTAAACACAAACACTGTTTCATTGTATTCATCAGTTTCCATTATATCAATTCGCGTGTGGTGAAACACAGACAATGTTTCAATTATCATTGAGcgctcaaaaacatgtttaacccctcaaCATTCTTTTTGTGTCAATCCCAAGTAAGTAGCCTGAAGCTTAGTGGTTGTGTTCccatctgtcatatttgtttgttttgtaaataaggCTGTTACATTTCAACCAATTTGTTTCATATTGTTCATGTTAGGGTCTTTTATAGCCAACACCACTGTATTAGttttactcattgatgaaggccgaaAAGTTGTCTATGATTGTTCACATTCACTATGTTTCAACTTTGGTTGATAGTATTTTAGAATCATACCACgttacctcatcttcttataatATAATTACAATTATGAATTGGAAACAAAATCATGTAGCTGCATATAAACCATGATACACAATCACTATTTGCAAAACATATAACAAAGCAATAAAAAACTGTTTCTGCTATTATTGCTATTCGTTCTAGATTAGTCGAAGATTtgtggaatataacgactgacattattcgggttataaaacagtcatattcggaatattaaaaaaacaggAGTGGGTTATCGGCCGATATTTGACCGGAAGTGATACTTTATCTTATATAACAATGATTTACTCAATTTTGTACAATACAAGCCAAACGGGCCATAAAAATAATGTCTTTTTCCTGTGAAGACGTCATTTCGAAAATCCAAGACGGCCGCCATGATCGGATGATTTTTTTCATGGCTACCCCCCTTATATGATTACATACGCATAAAGGCATGTTCTTTCAaagtttcatgcttgtatcaccatttgcatgatttgtgtGGTAAGCTGCTTAACTATTCGAATGAATTCACTTGGACAAATCTCACATCGCACTGCaagtgaaaataaataacttatcATCGGGTTGACCGGAATTTAGGATAGATATCGGTTATAATATAATGTCCATTAGAGAAGAGTCGTATTTCTTACAAATTATAAATCTATATgaaacaaatgtattttaaaattgtctAACAATGTCAAATGCTTTTCGAAATGCACAATGACTTGTCTAACGTGCAAGATATATTTCTCTCTCTTAAAATGGTCCACTCTTCTATATTCCCCTTCTGACGGACAATCATCGTTTCTGAAGACCATACTCGCTAATGGTATTAAGGGAGAGCTGAATACTGAATTTACTAAAATGGAATTGTCTGAACGATTTTGAATTTACTGCAGTTAATAAAACTTACTACTTACTAAAAGAAGAAAAAGgcaaaaatatcaaatgaatttcataaaacatcaacaaatgaattAACAAGTCTACAAAAACGAAGAAGCCGACATAAGATAAGTTATCTCAAGAAACCATATACCAGAATAATAACTGTAAAAATATGATACTCTTACAAAGAGCTTcggatgtaattttttttaataaatattatgcTATCATTTAAGAATTAAGCGGAACGGTTATAATGTAGAAGTTTAACTATATTGCTTTCGATGTGTAACTGTCTTAACTTTCATATTCACTCTTAGTAGTTAACTGGATCGACACGCTAAGGTTAATGTTTAACATGATAGTGTACACTATATTTGAGTCAGGAAGTGACATATGCTACTAATGAGGGGAAAAGTTCACcattgagcgtcactgatgagtcttatgtagacgaaacgcgtgtctggcgttttgaattataatcctggtacctttgataactattgataccATAACTGTAAGTAGTGATATGCAGTGAATTCTGATTTTGATGTCCGTTAACAGTACTTCTAAGCAAATGTAATCTGCACGAGCTGAGCAAGACCAATACAGAGTTGCATTTAttattaatccaccattttctacatttgaaaatgccagtaccaagtcaggaatatgacaggtcttgtccattcttttttgatgcgttttgtattttaattttgccatgtcattATAGTCTTTCCGGATTgattttcctcttagttcagtatttttgtgattttactttttattgtattGCATGATGTCAGAGTGACACTGgcttttctttatttgtttattacaTAGGTATCACTTTTATACCGATGTTCCAGGGACGccagaagtaaaaaaaataccaacagcTGAATGCACCAAAACTGAGTCACGTCAAAATGAACACGACCAAGAGATAATATCATGATGACAAATGAggtgtaaaaaaatatacaagactccAGCACCCAGAAGCTGTTACTCTTGGCCATCTTATAGTATTTATGAAGAAGACCCTTAACAGCATTCAATAAGTTTTGATACATCCATATTCATATCTGTTGACACCCTTGGctattgatgtttttttcagACATTGCTGACGCTGTAAAGTCAGAGTAAAGGCTACAGGATGTTGATTAAAATGTGAACTCAATACGAAATTGATATATAACTGCGAactaaaagtaaatatttataaCCTCAAAATTGAAACCGTCTGAGATGACAGTTGTTTTTAAAGTAGCGGTTAAAACATACACGACACTAATGTCATCTGATTGGTAGTTTGGCTCAGGTGTTGAACTGCTTCTtaggatttttgttttttttatgttactaaTTTATGGTACAAAGACATATTCTTGGTAAACACACAGAGGTTACTACAAACTGTATCTCAGTACagagataatatttttttttccctGCAAATGTTAGCCCTGTTTTACTTCAAATAAACTTATATATATGATCAAAATTTCATGAATCTGAAAAAAGACTTATAAATAATTACTTATATCTGGAATTAACCCttggtataaatataaattatttaaattagtttCTGAAG
It contains:
- the LOC139502145 gene encoding uncharacterized protein isoform X2, translating into MAPKDRDNFFKIVALIVEIASDVVWKYIKQNILGSSSFESFLNSKKEKHKLVHVYETLNCCECVSEKIKGERLIARKQLLLLYKSDDTKQLPIHKKYVGGKVTQICICNYYAIENIDIKVVDITLANYILQKCGKREQGLDNWMTQIKDVRNEIFHLSDIKELTDNEYNAKWDTLKGSILGIASLIDKDYEEEITKKIIYTKQLTVIPAYMLNYEILCRDYWRNKCAEFERAQCEELVEKANALQSKMPRVFSESMEINCQTTMNRIQKFKTCVDKINILIEVFGNHETMKVVTPEEKVEEDLQRSVHVPAFLQLNVPTTWDETKVFDYLQDMRLSAKSDVNIRIMAISREDLNMYTEIAKTVLRNVDLLKNEINTILSGMLSEVAIDSKEVADVLVNLTVPDVQRERNSGEKTEQIEQLSGIHDEQERTIELREELSSDNYPLQLKTSLLCKINVPVIKGSQIIDCVIIGKLFVFVDLTTKRLIIHQTDGRHKEDITLPDDPRGLTAINNTDVAVLYNESYIEIISIDTGRVQNAIRTRSDNKGISYQKGLLFIHFHDKFIIDGIDLKGEIIQSTSYQTSPGSLSLQYVSTATDRLFFTGGFILYCCDWFGAILWKFTDEMMKFPEGVITDEMGNVYVGSYGYNNVIVISPDGKHYKELLTRKDGILKPRAMCYDKSSHCLLVCNERNGKAFLFDVHE
- the LOC139502145 gene encoding uncharacterized protein isoform X1, with protein sequence MHMAPKDRDNFFKIVALIVEIASDVVWKYIKQNILGSSSFESFLNSKKEKHKLVHVYETLNCCECVSEKIKGERLIARKQLLLLYKSDDTKQLPIHKKYVGGKVTQICICNYYAIENIDIKVVDITLANYILQKCGKREQGLDNWMTQIKDVRNEIFHLSDIKELTDNEYNAKWDTLKGSILGIASLIDKDYEEEITKKIIYTKQLTVIPAYMLNYEILCRDYWRNKCAEFERAQCEELVEKANALQSKMPRVFSESMEINCQTTMNRIQKFKTCVDKINILIEVFGNHETMKVVTPEEKVEEDLQRSVHVPAFLQLNVPTTWDETKVFDYLQDMRLSAKSDVNIRIMAISREDLNMYTEIAKTVLRNVDLLKNEINTILSGMLSEVAIDSKEVADVLVNLTVPDVQRERNSGEKTEQIEQLSGIHDEQERTIELREELSSDNYPLQLKTSLLCKINVPVIKGSQIIDCVIIGKLFVFVDLTTKRLIIHQTDGRHKEDITLPDDPRGLTAINNTDVAVLYNESYIEIISIDTGRVQNAIRTRSDNKGISYQKGLLFIHFHDKFIIDGIDLKGEIIQSTSYQTSPGSLSLQYVSTATDRLFFTGGFILYCCDWFGAILWKFTDEMMKFPEGVITDEMGNVYVGSYGYNNVIVISPDGKHYKELLTRKDGILKPRAMCYDKSSHCLLVCNERNGKAFLFDVHE